In Leptospira ellinghausenii, the following proteins share a genomic window:
- a CDS encoding LL-diaminopimelate aminotransferase: MTQINENYLKLKAGYLFPEIGRRVKTYSEANQNAKIIRLGIGDVTLPLAPTIVNAMVDAAKEMGSAGGFHGYGPEQGYSFLIQKIIAHDYTARGVQIAEDEVFVSDGSKCDCGNIQEIFSLDSKIAVVDPVYPVYVDTNVMAGRTGEVGPDGRYANIIYMPATEENNFEPDFPKEKPDIIYLCYPNNPTGMVATKARLTEWVNYAKKMGSIILYDSAYESFIQDKEIPKSIYEIPGAKEVAMEFRSFSKTAGFTGTRCAYLVIPKDLKGKTKSGEEVSFNSLWNRRHTTKFNGVSYVTQKGAEAVFSPQGQVEIKEQISYYMENAKLIREGLTKAGYKVFGGTNAPYIWLKTPRGLKSWEFFDELLGNAQVVGTPGSGFGPAGEGYFRLSAFGKREDVISAIERIQKM, from the coding sequence ATGACTCAGATAAATGAAAACTATTTAAAATTAAAAGCGGGATATTTGTTCCCTGAGATTGGAAGACGTGTAAAGACTTATTCCGAAGCCAACCAAAATGCAAAAATCATACGACTTGGAATTGGTGACGTAACTCTACCACTCGCACCAACAATTGTAAATGCCATGGTAGATGCAGCAAAAGAGATGGGAAGTGCAGGTGGATTCCATGGGTATGGACCAGAACAAGGGTATTCTTTCCTCATCCAAAAAATTATCGCCCACGATTATACAGCACGCGGAGTCCAAATCGCAGAAGACGAAGTGTTTGTTTCTGATGGATCTAAATGTGATTGTGGAAACATCCAAGAGATTTTTTCCCTCGATAGTAAAATTGCCGTCGTTGACCCTGTGTATCCTGTATATGTAGATACAAATGTAATGGCAGGAAGAACTGGCGAAGTGGGACCTGATGGACGTTATGCGAACATCATTTACATGCCTGCAACTGAAGAAAACAATTTTGAACCTGATTTTCCTAAAGAAAAACCAGATATCATTTATCTTTGTTATCCGAACAACCCAACTGGAATGGTGGCAACAAAAGCTCGCCTCACAGAATGGGTGAACTATGCAAAAAAAATGGGAAGTATCATTCTCTATGATTCTGCTTATGAGTCCTTTATCCAAGACAAAGAGATCCCGAAATCCATTTATGAAATCCCAGGTGCCAAAGAAGTGGCAATGGAATTTCGTTCCTTCTCGAAAACTGCCGGGTTTACAGGAACACGTTGTGCCTATCTTGTGATCCCTAAAGACCTGAAGGGAAAAACAAAATCAGGAGAAGAGGTGAGTTTTAATTCGCTCTGGAACAGACGCCACACAACCAAATTCAATGGTGTGTCGTATGTCACACAAAAAGGAGCAGAGGCCGTTTTTTCTCCGCAAGGCCAAGTCGAGATCAAAGAACAAATTTCCTACTACATGGAAAATGCAAAACTCATCCGCGAAGGGCTAACAAAAGCAGGTTACAAAGTGTTTGGTGGAACCAATGCCCCTTATATCTGGCTGAAAACCCCACGTGGACTCAAATCTTGGGAATTTTTTGACGAACTCCTTGGAAACGCACAAGTGGTAGGAACTCCTGGGTCTGGGTTCGGACCGGCAGGAGAAGGGTATTTTCGACTTTCCGCCTTTGGAAAACGAGAAGATGTCATTTCTGCCATCGAACGCATCCAAAAAATGTAA
- a CDS encoding DUF2203 domain-containing protein: MTKKIWTLEEAREILPLVRDITKEYYVKASVLADDVRNKMLPENVLESKEEEIGEIIKHWTNEILNLKIDVKGLWLVDFDHGNGFYCWTWGEEDVLYEHGYHEGFRSRKLIEENKEENDSDK; this comes from the coding sequence TTGACTAAAAAAATTTGGACCTTGGAAGAAGCAAGGGAGATATTACCCCTTGTCCGTGATATCACAAAAGAATACTATGTTAAGGCAAGTGTTCTTGCAGATGATGTGCGTAACAAAATGTTACCAGAAAATGTTTTGGAATCCAAAGAAGAAGAAATTGGAGAGATCATCAAACATTGGACAAACGAAATCTTAAATTTGAAAATTGATGTTAAGGGATTGTGGCTCGTAGACTTTGATCATGGCAATGGTTTTTACTGTTGGACATGGGGCGAAGAAGATGTGTTATACGAGCATGGTTATCATGAAGGATTTAGATCGAGAAAACTCATAGAGGAAAATAAAGAAGAAAATGACTCAGATAAATGA
- the pyrB gene encoding aspartate carbamoyltransferase: MYEYSHKNILDTLQFSKDDLNFLIEKTNRMSALHESGKAFGILHGKLLASLFFEASTRTRMSFEAAMERLGGRLISTVGFQFSSISKGETLYDTMKMIEAYCDIAVIRHPVEGSSRIAAGAVNIPVINAGDGAGQHPTQALLDLYTIFSEKKKIDGLNIAFIGDLKYGRTIHSLINLLRHYPVHLYLISPEELKLPEKYKKNLEGFPMTWEETTDIKAIWDADVAYVTRIQEERFPDHREYEKLKDIYKVNKELVLASKKDTTILHPLPRVNELSTDVDDLPNAAYFRQAKYGVVVRMVLLCLSLGVNFD, translated from the coding sequence ATGTATGAATACTCCCACAAAAACATTTTAGACACCTTACAATTTTCCAAAGACGACCTCAATTTCCTAATTGAAAAAACAAATCGAATGAGTGCCCTACATGAATCGGGAAAGGCGTTTGGGATCCTTCACGGGAAACTCCTGGCGTCCTTGTTTTTTGAGGCAAGTACCCGCACCAGGATGAGTTTTGAAGCTGCCATGGAACGATTAGGTGGAAGGCTTATCTCCACGGTGGGGTTTCAGTTTTCGTCCATCTCGAAAGGGGAAACTTTGTATGATACCATGAAGATGATTGAAGCATACTGTGATATCGCAGTCATCCGCCACCCCGTAGAAGGTTCCTCAAGGATTGCAGCTGGTGCTGTGAACATCCCTGTAATCAATGCAGGTGATGGGGCAGGGCAACACCCCACACAGGCACTTCTCGATTTATATACCATCTTTTCAGAAAAAAAGAAAATAGATGGGTTAAACATTGCTTTCATCGGAGACCTAAAGTATGGACGAACCATCCATTCTCTCATCAACCTCTTACGGCATTATCCAGTGCATTTGTATCTCATCAGTCCCGAAGAATTAAAACTTCCCGAAAAGTACAAAAAGAACTTAGAGGGGTTCCCTATGACTTGGGAAGAAACTACCGACATCAAAGCCATTTGGGATGCTGATGTTGCGTATGTGACAAGGATCCAGGAAGAAAGATTCCCTGATCATAGAGAGTATGAAAAACTAAAAGATATCTATAAAGTGAATAAGGAACTTGTTCTTGCTTCCAAAAAAGATACAACCATCCTCCATCCACTCCCTCGTGTGAATGAACTATCCACGGATGTAGATGATTTACCGAATGCAGCATACTTTCGTCAGGCGAAGTATGGAGTTGTCGTTAGAATGGTTTTACTCTGCTTAAGTCTTGGAGTCAATTTTGACTAA
- a CDS encoding acyl-CoA thioesterase — protein sequence MVETIQNKLRDMELVTQHLVQPDDLNYHNNLFGGKMLSWIDEGMAMYVMNKIRYTNIVTMSMDNVVFRSPARAGDIIQIYGKIVKYGKSSITSRTLAITNHPQTGKMAAVIESDITYVCLGENGKPTAYFRNFTPPT from the coding sequence ATGGTCGAGACAATTCAGAACAAACTGCGGGATATGGAACTAGTCACCCAACACTTGGTCCAACCAGACGATTTAAACTACCACAACAATCTTTTTGGTGGGAAAATGCTCTCCTGGATTGATGAGGGAATGGCAATGTATGTCATGAATAAAATTCGGTACACCAATATCGTCACAATGAGTATGGACAATGTGGTGTTTCGTTCCCCAGCACGGGCAGGAGATATCATCCAAATTTATGGAAAGATTGTGAAATATGGAAAATCCTCCATCACCTCAAGAACGCTTGCCATCACAAACCACCCCCAAACAGGGAAAATGGCCGCCGTAATCGAAAGTGACATCACCTATGTATGCTTAGGTGAAAATGGAAAACCAACTGCGTATTTTAGAAACTTTACCCCTCCCACTTAG
- a CDS encoding UbiX family flavin prenyltransferase yields the protein MKLVVGLAGASGSIYAARFLKALYEVEGESYITASPASLRIFSEEYETTVKTTEDILSFVEEKWKVKPKHKFHVRNFFDIGSDIASGSNVWDAMVVIPCSMKTVASMSAGLTENLIERAADVTLKERRRLIVVPRETPYNRIHLRNMLALDEAGAILLPASPGFYQMPKTLDDLGDFITGRIFNLIGLPQTLFPKWEG from the coding sequence ATGAAACTCGTTGTGGGCCTTGCAGGAGCCAGTGGTAGCATTTATGCTGCAAGATTTTTAAAAGCATTGTATGAGGTAGAAGGGGAAAGTTATATCACAGCAAGTCCCGCTTCCTTACGTATCTTTTCAGAAGAATATGAAACAACGGTGAAAACCACTGAAGATATTTTATCTTTTGTAGAAGAGAAGTGGAAGGTAAAGCCCAAACACAAATTTCATGTTCGTAATTTTTTTGATATTGGATCGGATATAGCCAGTGGTTCCAATGTTTGGGATGCGATGGTTGTGATCCCTTGTAGTATGAAAACCGTGGCTTCTATGTCCGCAGGTCTCACGGAAAACTTAATTGAACGAGCTGCCGATGTGACCTTAAAAGAAAGAAGGCGTCTCATTGTGGTCCCAAGAGAAACTCCCTACAACCGCATCCACCTTCGGAATATGTTAGCTTTAGATGAAGCAGGGGCTATCCTCTTACCTGCTTCCCCTGGTTTTTACCAAATGCCAAAAACTTTGGATGACCTTGGTGATTTTATCACGGGGAGGATTTTTAATCTAATCGGTCTCCCCCAAACTCTTTTCCCTAAGTGGGAGGGGTAA
- a CDS encoding UbiA-like polyprenyltransferase: MNFFKNLFLYAKMVKFSHTLFALPFAGISFVLAYLESSLDTGDLLRIGALILVCMVSARSAAMGFNRYVDSEIDEKNPRTQNREIPAGKISKVSALLFIGLSAFIFIFASFFVNKLAFLLSFPALFILFLYSLTKRFTLFCHLVLGFAISLAPLGAWIAITETVNLVPILFSLGLLFHISAFDVLYAIQDMDFDAKEKLHSIPSKLGETKSRIIAVILHTLSFVFFILAGLSAELGFMYFLILSVIGILVLYEHKISYQYKQKDLPLIFYQINSWISVVLFLAILFDKWNEFLLKISSGISFR; this comes from the coding sequence ATGAACTTCTTCAAAAATCTATTTCTCTACGCTAAAATGGTTAAATTTTCCCATACACTTTTTGCTTTGCCTTTTGCAGGGATTAGCTTCGTCCTAGCCTACCTCGAGTCGAGTCTCGATACGGGCGATTTACTTCGAATCGGTGCCCTGATCCTTGTTTGTATGGTCAGTGCTCGAAGTGCAGCTATGGGATTCAATCGGTATGTGGATTCAGAAATTGATGAAAAAAATCCCCGTACACAAAATCGAGAAATCCCTGCTGGAAAAATTTCCAAGGTGTCGGCGTTACTCTTCATCGGGCTTTCTGCCTTCATTTTTATCTTTGCTAGTTTTTTTGTGAACAAACTGGCTTTCTTACTTTCCTTCCCCGCACTTTTTATTTTGTTTCTGTATTCTCTCACCAAACGGTTTACCTTGTTTTGCCATTTGGTTCTCGGTTTTGCGATCTCTCTGGCACCACTAGGTGCTTGGATTGCCATCACTGAAACGGTGAATTTAGTTCCCATTTTATTTTCACTAGGACTCTTATTTCATATTTCCGCATTTGATGTGTTATATGCCATTCAGGATATGGATTTTGATGCCAAAGAAAAACTCCATAGTATCCCTTCCAAATTAGGGGAAACTAAATCCCGTATCATCGCTGTTATCTTGCATACTCTTTCGTTTGTGTTTTTTATCCTCGCAGGGTTAAGTGCTGAACTTGGGTTTATGTATTTTTTAATCCTCTCTGTAATTGGGATTTTAGTGTTGTATGAACACAAAATCTCCTACCAATACAAACAAAAGGATCTCCCTCTCATATTTTACCAAATCAATTCTTGGATCAGTGTGGTTTTGTTTTTGGCCATCCTATTCGATAAATGGAATGAGTTTTTACTGAAGATTTCCTCTGGAATTAGTTTTCGATGA
- the nth gene encoding endonuclease III, with translation MKRSKKTPNITEVYRLLEAEFGVVETPLTFTKPYELAIAVILSAQCTDERVNQVTPELFRTFPTLESFAKAPLSAIEKKIFSTGFYKNKAKSIQGFAKMVLEEFGGEIPKTMEEAIKLPGFGRKTANVVLAEIYGVVEGFVVDTHVKRLTKRLGFTKKTDPVQIEREMMKITPKEICRNLSLYLIFLGRKYCQARRTFCSDCPLSSLCPSYTESVS, from the coding sequence TTGAAACGATCCAAAAAAACTCCCAATATCACCGAAGTGTACCGTCTCCTAGAGGCGGAATTCGGTGTCGTAGAAACTCCTCTTACATTTACAAAACCTTATGAGTTGGCGATTGCTGTCATTTTAAGTGCACAGTGTACGGACGAACGTGTAAACCAAGTCACACCCGAACTCTTTCGCACCTTTCCGACTCTTGAGTCATTTGCGAAAGCACCTTTATCTGCCATTGAGAAAAAAATCTTTTCCACTGGGTTTTATAAAAACAAAGCCAAAAGTATACAAGGTTTTGCGAAAATGGTATTAGAAGAATTTGGAGGTGAGATTCCCAAAACAATGGAGGAGGCAATCAAACTCCCCGGGTTTGGAAGGAAAACCGCCAATGTGGTTCTTGCAGAAATTTATGGAGTGGTGGAAGGGTTTGTGGTAGATACCCACGTAAAACGATTAACCAAACGACTTGGATTTACAAAAAAAACAGATCCCGTACAAATTGAACGGGAGATGATGAAAATCACGCCTAAGGAAATTTGCCGAAACCTATCTCTTTACCTAATATTTCTCGGTCGTAAGTACTGCCAGGCGCGCCGGACGTTTTGTTCGGATTGTCCTCTTTCTTCTCTTTGTCCTTCTTATACGGAGTCGGTTTCATAA
- the rpmB gene encoding 50S ribosomal protein L28, with protein MARTCVVTGKGTTAGNNVSHSHKKNRRIWKVNVITKKIFLEDENRWVRVKISTRALRTLRKKGLKVAIKDHGGDISAITPKKYVGITPKAQPAT; from the coding sequence ATGGCTAGAACATGTGTAGTAACCGGAAAAGGAACAACGGCAGGGAACAACGTATCCCATTCTCATAAAAAGAATCGCCGTATCTGGAAGGTGAATGTGATCACAAAAAAAATCTTCTTGGAAGACGAGAACCGTTGGGTTCGCGTTAAGATTTCTACACGTGCTTTGAGAACCCTTCGTAAAAAAGGTTTGAAAGTGGCAATCAAAGACCACGGCGGTGATATCTCCGCAATCACTCCAAAAAAATACGTAGGAATCACTCCTAAAGCACAACCAGCAACTTAA
- a CDS encoding LOG family protein — translation MNDLAFENQSFLWGNEAGPIRILSEYLHPKAEFNEHGITDTIVVFGSARIPSQEKIQTENPSPLDGLSPYYEEAREFSRLISEWADVLKLDAPNRNLLICTGGGPGIMEAGNRGAKEAGAKSVALNIVLPHEQHPNPYVNKELTFEFHYFFMRKLWFMKTCRGMIAFPGGFGTFDELFETLTLVQTGKKSRIPILLYGTKFWTEVINFKKLAEMKLISEEDLHLFGFADSPVEALRFFQEKIRFELTHSEGTKT, via the coding sequence ATGAATGATTTAGCCTTTGAGAATCAAAGTTTTTTATGGGGGAATGAAGCAGGGCCCATACGAATCCTTTCGGAATACCTACATCCCAAGGCGGAGTTCAATGAACATGGTATTACCGATACCATTGTTGTTTTTGGTTCTGCGAGGATCCCATCTCAGGAAAAAATCCAAACCGAAAATCCTTCTCCCTTAGACGGCCTTAGCCCCTACTACGAAGAAGCCAGAGAGTTTTCCCGATTGATTTCAGAATGGGCAGACGTTTTAAAATTAGATGCCCCGAATCGAAATTTGCTCATCTGCACCGGAGGGGGACCTGGGATCATGGAAGCAGGGAATCGTGGTGCCAAAGAAGCAGGGGCAAAGTCTGTTGCGTTAAACATTGTCCTTCCTCACGAACAACACCCGAATCCATATGTGAACAAAGAACTTACGTTTGAGTTTCATTACTTTTTTATGCGTAAACTTTGGTTTATGAAAACATGCCGAGGGATGATTGCATTTCCTGGTGGATTTGGGACTTTCGATGAATTATTTGAAACCCTTACCCTTGTCCAAACAGGTAAAAAAAGTAGAATTCCCATCCTTCTCTATGGAACAAAATTTTGGACGGAAGTGATCAATTTCAAAAAATTAGCGGAGATGAAGCTGATTTCGGAAGAAGACCTCCATTTATTTGGATTTGCTGACAGTCCAGTTGAAGCACTTCGATTCTTTCAGGAAAAGATTCGTTTCGAATTGACCCATTCTGAGGGTACAAAAACATAG
- a CDS encoding aldose 1-epimerase, whose translation MHLLKTKYSSFGTEPTGGGQWLHLNLHSPVDGSKVSVVAGHKAPDPFFASGSFLMFPWVNRLEPNPWAREPFYPSIHWLTDGNGIPLHGLFHNLPRTILSETQGDMESTVKFSMVIPETWEGTLLSKIQVTEVYQLTSSELKIIYELKNQSEEEFPFALGIHPYFRWNEEESIDDLFLIGSGFHQIKLGDYLLPERVLGGELLLNGELSLMGKNLDDLYGATGNEIPYIGLFSMNKKEKLLISGGNFYQVYTPQDRRSIAIEPMTSTGNFLHFPGANPSLIKAHSEKKIEFSIRLDQF comes from the coding sequence TTGCACCTACTGAAAACAAAATACTCTAGTTTTGGGACAGAACCCACTGGAGGTGGGCAATGGTTGCATTTGAATCTCCATTCTCCCGTAGATGGCTCCAAAGTCTCTGTTGTTGCAGGCCACAAAGCCCCGGATCCATTTTTTGCCTCAGGTTCGTTTTTGATGTTCCCATGGGTCAATCGATTGGAACCAAATCCATGGGCAAGAGAACCCTTTTATCCCAGTATCCATTGGCTGACAGACGGGAACGGAATCCCACTCCATGGGCTATTTCACAACCTTCCAAGAACCATCCTTTCCGAAACACAAGGAGACATGGAATCTACCGTTAAATTTTCCATGGTGATTCCTGAAACTTGGGAAGGGACCTTACTTTCCAAAATCCAAGTGACGGAAGTGTACCAACTTACCTCATCGGAACTCAAAATCATTTATGAATTAAAGAACCAATCAGAAGAAGAATTTCCCTTTGCACTTGGAATCCATCCTTATTTCCGTTGGAACGAAGAAGAAAGTATTGATGATTTGTTTCTCATTGGGTCTGGATTCCACCAAATCAAACTAGGAGATTACCTTTTGCCTGAACGTGTATTAGGTGGTGAGTTGTTACTCAATGGTGAGTTGTCACTGATGGGAAAAAATTTGGATGATTTGTATGGAGCCACTGGAAATGAAATTCCTTATATAGGACTCTTCTCGATGAACAAAAAGGAGAAGTTACTCATCTCCGGTGGAAATTTTTACCAAGTGTACACGCCACAAGACAGAAGGTCGATTGCGATTGAACCTATGACAAGCACTGGCAATTTTTTACATTTCCCTGGTGCAAATCCTAGTCTTATCAAAGCACATTCCGAAAAAAAAATCGAATTTTCGATTCGTTTGGATCAATTCTAA
- the sppA gene encoding signal peptide peptidase SppA, which translates to MPLRKFGLISSVVLLSILFTESCVIGNSMNLFPPTAKSEFEEKLIAGKDQEKIVIISIEGMISDEGRESFFGPSSDSMVVRVKESLKRAERDPDVKGVILKINSPGGTVTASDIIYQEVKKFKERKGIPVFAGFMDTAASGAYYIAMATDSIGAHPTTVTGSVGVIMSGINVKEGLDKIGVKDQSFTSGPNKALGSPTTEMTAEQRKILQSIIDSLYARFFDVVKKGRPKVSESRLKEICDGRIFTAEQAQKEGMIDFIGYFDNFVIELMKHPKYEGNPQGSPRIVTYQRGKVPVENIYQATDVKGNPISFGIADKLLGTNTNSKFLYLWDI; encoded by the coding sequence ATGCCTTTAAGAAAGTTTGGTCTAATTAGTTCCGTCGTTCTTCTTTCGATTCTTTTTACAGAATCATGTGTCATTGGGAATAGTATGAATTTATTCCCTCCAACAGCTAAGTCTGAATTCGAAGAGAAACTCATTGCTGGAAAGGATCAAGAAAAAATCGTAATTATCTCCATTGAAGGGATGATTTCTGATGAAGGAAGAGAATCTTTTTTTGGACCTTCTTCTGATTCTATGGTCGTCCGAGTGAAAGAATCACTGAAACGTGCCGAGAGAGACCCTGATGTCAAAGGTGTGATCTTAAAAATCAACTCTCCTGGTGGAACTGTTACCGCAAGTGACATCATCTACCAAGAAGTGAAAAAATTCAAAGAACGAAAAGGGATCCCTGTTTTTGCAGGATTTATGGATACTGCAGCAAGTGGTGCTTATTACATTGCAATGGCAACAGATTCCATTGGTGCCCACCCAACAACTGTTACAGGTTCTGTGGGAGTGATCATGTCTGGGATCAATGTGAAAGAAGGTTTAGACAAAATTGGCGTCAAAGACCAATCCTTTACCTCTGGTCCAAACAAAGCACTCGGTTCACCTACAACAGAAATGACTGCGGAACAAAGAAAAATTTTACAGTCCATCATTGATAGTTTGTATGCTCGATTTTTTGATGTCGTGAAAAAAGGAAGGCCTAAAGTTTCTGAATCCAGACTCAAAGAAATTTGTGATGGAAGGATCTTCACAGCGGAACAAGCACAGAAAGAAGGGATGATTGATTTTATCGGTTACTTTGATAATTTTGTGATCGAACTCATGAAACACCCTAAGTATGAAGGGAACCCACAAGGATCACCTCGCATTGTTACTTACCAAAGAGGAAAAGTGCCTGTGGAAAATATTTACCAAGCAACTGACGTGAAAGGAAATCCTATTTCATTTGGTATCGCTGATAAACTTCTTGGAACAAATACAAACTCGAAGTTTTTATACCTCTGGGATATCTAA